The Apium graveolens cultivar Ventura chromosome 6, ASM990537v1, whole genome shotgun sequence genome contains a region encoding:
- the LOC141665786 gene encoding uncharacterized protein LOC141665786, which produces MEKKLDTYNQKQEMQYKKVEDTLVRLMQSIDEIRPQLNGASTSQNHRRERNGDGEGIVTETGTNQPFKFTPKLDFPKFDGINPRNWITKCNRYFELCKIANNQKVNLASLYMIDKAETWVSSYLAVRTYVEWDDFIIDLIARFRDDGAGNIVEQFNKMQQVGILYFGLLYWGIKVNCETICESFKPSNISEAIDYARLKEESLAVSYKTAKPNTVYSSHILPKTTQTIPLLANTTPPLLPTPQIKPNPPVVRNSRNFKFIPADVRAEKIAKGLCYYFEVPSELINEEVEEFVGNEDLSGEVFVNTEQLEPYISVNALAGNQNFQTMRLKGISTRNSVHILVDSGNTHNFLDFAFAKKLGCKLEEVTAQAVTVADGNSIVCKCICRNFEWMINGKKFQTDVMLIPLGSCDMVLGIQWLSTLGPVYWDFSKLKMSFIVNDEHISLRGIPHKKLKVLEGGPSEKLLKSASHCCLIQVKQLPTVYLESTLVSADNNECLPVSKVDSKELNKLKDKFASVFEEPRDLPPQRGRFDHKIPLTPGEGPVNIRPYSYPLKKRDIIEQLIQEMLERGIIQDSSSPFAYPVVLVGKKDGTWRLCVDYKEFNRKTIKDKFPIPVIDELIDELAGAEVFSKLDLRSGYHQLRLHPDDIFKTAFKTHTGHCEFLVMPLGLTNAPASFQGWMNAAFKPLLRKCVLVFFDDVLIEYLGQFISSKGVETDPQKISAITCWQVPKTIKEFRGFLGLVGYYRKFIKGYALLSKPLINFLKTGAFQWTKEAQHSFEQLKNALSIAPVLAVPNFDIPFEIETDASQFGIGAVLMQKGHPLAFISRALGPKWQKLPVYEKELLAIVFSVQKWEQYLSSGHFIIRTDQKSLRWLLQQKVSTPFQ; this is translated from the exons ATGGAGAAGAAACTGGACACTTACAATCAGAAACAAGAGATGCAGTACAAGAAAGTAGAAGATACTTTGGTTCGATTAATGCAATCGATTGATGAAATTAGGCCACAATTGAATGGGGCGAGCACTTCTCAAAACCATCGTAGGGAACGCAATGGCGATGGAGAAGGGATTGTTACTGAAACAGGTACAAATCAACCTTTTAAGTTCACTCCAAAACTTGATTTCCCCAAATTTGATGGTATAAATCCTAGAAACTGGATCACGAAATGTAATAGATACTTTGAATTGTGTAAGATTGCTAATAATCAGAAGGTGAATTTAGCATCACTGTACATGATAGATAAGGCTGAAACTTGGGTTAGTAGTTATCTTGCGGTGAGAACGTATGTAGAATGGGACGATTTTATCATAGACTTGATAGCAAGATTTAGAGATGACGGTGCTGGTAATATTGTGGAACAGTTTAATAAGATGCAGCAGGTAGG AATCTTATATTTTGGATTGCTTTATTGGGGGATTAAAGTCAACTGTGAAACCATTTGTGAAAGTTTTAAACCTAGTAATATCTCTGAAGCAATTGATTATGCAAGATTGAAAGAGGAGTCTCTTGCTGTTTCTTACAAAACTGCAAAACCAAATACTGTATATTCTTCCCACATTCTACCAAAAACCACTCAAACAATACCTTTGTTGGCCAATACTACTCCACCTTTACTACCGACCCCTCAAATTAAACCAAATCCACCTGTTGTAAGAAACTCTAGGAATTTTAAATTCATTCCAGCAGATGTGAGAGCTGAAAAAATAGCAAAAGGCCTTTGCTATTATT TTGAAGTTCCAAGTGAATTAATCAATGAGGAGGTGGAAGAATTTGTTGGAAATGAAGACTTGAGTGGGGAGGTTTTTGTTAATACTGAACAATTGGAACCCTATATTTCTGTGAATGCTTTAGCAGGGAACCAAAATTTTCAAACTATGAGATTAAAAGGAATATCAACCAGAAATTCAGTGCATATTTTGGTAGATTCTGGCAACACTCACAATTTTTTGGATTTTGCTTTTGCTAAGAAATTGGGGTGTAAATTGGAAGAAGTAACAGCACAAGCAGTGACTGTTGCAGATGGTAATAGCATTGTATGTAAATGCATTTGTCGAAATTTTGAATGGATGATTAATGGAAAGAAATTTCAGACAGATGTAATGTTGATTCCATTAGGCAGCTGTGACATGGTTCTAGGTATACAATGGTTGTCAACATTGGGACCAGTGTATTGGGATTTTAGTAAGTTGAAAATGAGCTTTattgtaaatgatgaacacatcTCATTAAGGGGTATACCACACAAGAAGCTCAAGGTGCTTGAAGGAGGGCCTTCTGAAAAATTGTTGAAGAGTGCTTCTCATTGTTGTTTAATACAGGTTAAGCAATTACCTACTGTTTACTTGGAATCTACACTAGTATCAGCTGATAATAATGAATGTTTACCAGTTTCAAAGGTAGATTCTAAAGAGCTGAATAAACTGAAAGATAAATTTGCTTCAGTGTTTGAAGAACCAAGAGATTTACCACCACAGAGGGGAAGGTTTGACCATAAAATACCTTTAACACCCGGAGAAGGTCCTGTGAATATAAGACCTTATAGTTATCCATTAAAAAAAAGGGATATAATTGAACAGTTAATTCAAGAGATGTTGGAAAGAGGAATTATTCAGGACAGTTCTTCTCCCTTTGCCTATCCTGTTGTCTTAGTGGGAAAGAAGGATGGTACATGGAGATTATGTGTTGATTACAAAGAGTTTAACAGGAAGACAATAAAAGATAAATTTCCAATTCCTGTTATTGATGAATTGATAGATGAGTTGGCTGGAGCAGAAGTTTTTAGTAAACTTGATTTGAGGTCAGGATATCACCAATTAAGATTACATCCCGATGACATTTTTAAAACTGCATTTAAAACTCATACTGGACATTGTGAGTTTTTAGTTATGCCACTTGGCTTAACTAATGCACCAGCTTCTTTCCAGGGTTGGATGAATGCTGCGTTTAAACCTTTACTCAGGAAGTGTGTCTTGGTGTTTTTTGATGATGTCTTG ATTGAATATTTAGGACAGTTTATATCATCAAAAGGTGTTGAAACAGATCCACAGAAGATTTCTGCTATCACTTGTTGGCAAGTACCTAAAACAATCAAGGAGTTCAGAGGTTTTTTAGGTTTGGTTGGTTATTACAGGAAGTTTATAAAGGGGTATGCATTACTCAGCAAACCAttgataaattttttaaagacTGGTGCATTTCAATGGACTAAAGAAGCTCAACATTCTTTTGAGCAGTTAAAAAATGCTCTTTCTATTGCACCGGTGTTGGCTGTTCCTAATTTCGATATACCTTTTGAAATTGAAACTGATGCTTCACAATTTGGGATTGGGGCTGTTTTAATGCAGAAAGGGCATCCGTTAGCATTTATCAGCAGAGCTCTGGGTCCTAAATGGCAGAAACTTCCTGTTTATGAAAAAGAGCTTCTAGCAATTGTTTTTTCAGTTCAGAAATGGGAACAATATTTGTCAAGTGGACATTTTATAATCAGAACTGATCAAAAGAGTTTAAGGTGGCTTTTACAGCAAAAAGTTTCAACTCCTTTTCAATAG